In the genome of Flexistipes sinusarabici DSM 4947, one region contains:
- a CDS encoding glycerophosphodiester phosphodiesterase family protein, with protein MKIIAHRGSNLKAPENTVSAIKQAWLDCADGVELDVRLTSDKNVVAFHDENTKRLTGTECEINKYSFNFLRNLDCILQKDSENISDKIPEIEEIIAATEDEKELFLEIKCGKEILKPLREKLADIFPFDKKKLNIISFLPEVLINIWSSFHEIKTYKLIDLDRNPSMNYLSAVNEAVKNGITGLGISGDFYRCRQMVILAKSAGLQTNVWTVDDTETAAKYHKIGLDYLTTNNPGLMRKTVTMGGC; from the coding sequence ATGAAAATAATTGCACACCGGGGTTCGAATCTGAAAGCTCCGGAAAATACAGTTTCAGCTATAAAGCAGGCATGGCTTGACTGTGCTGACGGAGTAGAGCTTGATGTAAGGCTTACTTCGGATAAAAATGTGGTGGCTTTCCACGATGAAAATACTAAAAGACTAACAGGTACGGAATGCGAAATAAACAAATACTCTTTTAATTTTTTGAGAAATCTGGACTGCATCCTTCAGAAAGATTCTGAAAATATATCTGATAAAATACCGGAAATTGAAGAAATTATAGCTGCAACCGAAGATGAAAAAGAACTCTTTTTGGAGATAAAATGTGGAAAGGAAATACTCAAGCCTCTGAGGGAAAAATTAGCTGATATTTTTCCGTTTGATAAGAAGAAGCTTAACATCATCAGTTTTCTGCCGGAGGTATTGATAAATATATGGAGCAGTTTCCATGAAATAAAAACCTATAAACTTATAGACCTTGACCGCAATCCGAGTATGAATTACCTGAGCGCAGTAAACGAAGCCGTAAAAAACGGGATAACCGGTCTGGGAATTTCCGGGGATTTTTACAGGTGCAGACAAATGGTAATTTTGGCTAAAAGTGCCGGGCTACAAACAAACGTGTGGACGGTGGATGACACTGAAACCGCTGCGAAATATCATAAAATTGGGCTGGACTATCTCACAACAAACAATCCGGGTCTGATGAGAAAAACAGTCACAATGGGGGGTTGTTGA
- a CDS encoding two-component system sensor histidine kinase NtrB has protein sequence MSLEKYYIPGSKTAALISIISISVITYLHLSTPAGFHIIHIIHYYMLYLAVIYTAMKFGFLGGLISAFIITVFYAPGVYLSLLDLQHYQVRSFVEILMMYTLGLFAGLYSQRIYLQNSKLKQTYEQLEKSIEEKIKMEKEIAKSEKLRVMGQLSAGIAHEIRNPLASLKSASRMLKDGRNSPQILDIMTSEIDRLNAFVERFLQYANFGKIENEKIKVSSFFDELAELLRLLCKSTDDIDLKIRSYLAEECFMEGDVNNLKQVFLNIFSNSVEELKGQIGEKKLFFEVDCEDEYVVFKIKDTGSGIPDDIKERIYEPFFTTKETGTGLGLTITAKIIKDHDGILQIENDNGAHFTIKFKRVSDEYTSD, from the coding sequence TTGTCGCTTGAAAAGTATTATATACCCGGCAGTAAAACGGCAGCTTTAATCTCCATTATTTCTATTTCCGTAATAACCTATCTGCATTTATCCACGCCGGCCGGTTTTCATATAATTCATATAATACACTATTATATGCTTTATCTGGCAGTTATTTACACTGCAATGAAATTCGGGTTTTTGGGAGGTTTGATTTCAGCATTTATAATCACTGTTTTTTATGCTCCCGGGGTTTATCTTAGTCTTTTGGATTTGCAGCATTATCAGGTTAGAAGTTTTGTTGAGATACTTATGATGTATACTTTGGGATTATTTGCCGGGTTATATTCCCAAAGAATCTATTTACAGAACAGCAAGTTGAAACAGACCTATGAACAGCTGGAAAAAAGTATTGAAGAAAAGATAAAAATGGAAAAAGAAATCGCCAAATCTGAAAAATTGAGGGTAATGGGGCAGCTCTCCGCTGGGATTGCCCATGAAATAAGAAATCCTCTTGCCTCTTTGAAATCTGCCTCAAGAATGCTTAAAGACGGCAGGAATTCGCCCCAGATTCTTGATATTATGACTTCAGAGATAGACAGGCTTAACGCTTTTGTGGAAAGGTTTCTGCAATATGCCAATTTTGGGAAAATTGAGAATGAAAAAATAAAAGTCTCGTCTTTTTTTGATGAGCTGGCTGAGCTGCTCAGACTTCTCTGTAAAAGTACTGACGATATAGATTTGAAAATACGGAGTTACTTGGCTGAAGAATGCTTTATGGAAGGTGATGTTAACAATCTGAAACAGGTTTTCCTGAATATATTTTCCAACAGTGTAGAGGAACTGAAAGGGCAAATTGGGGAGAAAAAACTTTTTTTTGAAGTGGATTGTGAAGATGAATATGTGGTCTTTAAAATAAAAGATACAGGCAGTGGAATCCCGGATGATATAAAAGAAAGGATATACGAACCTTTTTTTACAACTAAAGAGACAGGCACCGGTCTCGGTTTGACAATAACTGCCAAAATTATAAAAGATCATGACGGCATTTTGCAAATTGAAAATGACAACGGGGCACATTTTACTATAAAATTTAAAAGGGTGAGTGATGAATATACTTCTGATTGA
- a CDS encoding coproporphyrinogen III oxidase family protein → MFDNNTIRMDLRARFASKIMKSACSYYLKPKKFNADFPECTDNKKRLLYLHIPFCFSFCAYCTFHKFIFDQKTAETYFRLLKKEMQLIRKKGYNFAAMYIGGGTPTVLPAELAGLIDYAKELFDIKEVSCESDPDHVSSPILENTVDRIDRLSVGIQTFNDNYLKLIGRYDKFGSGESQLEKVKNLMPHFPIVNIDMIYNYPDQKKEELLNDISKVLSTGSQQITFYPLMFSSNSDWGIKNREGSKSYKRESELFQLILTNMDTKKYEQRTQWAFSKDTGDIIDEYVVDNDEYIGLGSGAFGFIGDTLYINSFSLKEYGKLIEENKISAVKNIRFGKHAVKQYRMVVDLFGFNLNNKAFPEPEFSLLKLSECVQNKNGYYKLTPQGQFIISLMISEFYDGMNRVRTAMRKELLNEDSKFKR, encoded by the coding sequence TTGTTTGACAACAATACAATCCGCATGGATCTTCGGGCCCGTTTTGCATCAAAAATTATGAAAAGTGCCTGCAGTTATTATCTAAAACCAAAGAAATTTAATGCAGATTTTCCCGAATGCACCGATAATAAAAAGAGGCTTTTATATCTGCATATTCCTTTTTGCTTTTCCTTCTGCGCATATTGCACATTTCACAAGTTTATATTTGACCAGAAAACCGCAGAAACTTATTTCAGGTTATTAAAAAAGGAGATGCAGCTGATCAGGAAAAAAGGTTATAATTTTGCAGCCATGTACATCGGCGGCGGAACTCCGACGGTTTTACCCGCTGAACTTGCCGGACTCATCGATTATGCAAAAGAACTTTTCGATATAAAAGAGGTATCCTGTGAAAGTGACCCTGATCATGTTTCCTCACCAATTCTTGAAAACACTGTTGATAGAATAGACAGATTATCAGTGGGAATTCAAACTTTTAATGATAATTATCTGAAGCTGATAGGCCGGTATGATAAGTTCGGCTCAGGTGAATCACAGTTGGAGAAAGTTAAAAATCTCATGCCTCATTTTCCGATAGTCAACATAGATATGATTTATAACTATCCCGACCAGAAAAAGGAGGAACTGCTCAATGATATCTCCAAAGTGCTTTCCACCGGCTCGCAGCAGATAACTTTTTATCCATTGATGTTTTCCTCCAACAGCGACTGGGGGATAAAAAACAGAGAGGGCTCAAAAAGCTATAAGCGTGAAAGTGAACTGTTTCAGCTTATTCTCACAAATATGGATACTAAAAAATACGAGCAGCGTACACAATGGGCATTCTCCAAAGATACAGGCGATATTATAGACGAATACGTAGTCGATAACGACGAATATATCGGGCTAGGTTCTGGGGCATTTGGCTTTATCGGTGATACTCTGTATATAAATTCCTTTTCTCTGAAAGAATACGGCAAACTGATTGAGGAAAACAAAATTTCAGCCGTTAAAAATATCAGATTTGGCAAACACGCTGTAAAACAATACAGAATGGTAGTGGATCTTTTTGGCTTTAACCTTAACAACAAAGCGTTTCCCGAGCCTGAATTTTCTCTTTTAAAACTGTCAGAATGTGTACAAAATAAAAATGGCTATTACAAACTGACACCACAGGGTCAATTTATCATATCTCTTATGATAAGCGAATTTTATGATGGGATGAACCGCGTCAGAACGGCAATGAGAAAGGAATTACTTAACGAGGATTCAAAATTTAAGAGATAA